The Sandaracinus amylolyticus genomic interval CGCGATCGCGCCGGCGAGGCCCCCGACGATCGCGAGCGCGCGGGAGAGCGCGACGCGCGCTTCGCCCGCGCCGAGCGCACCGTCGGGCCACGAGGCGATCGCGCCGAGGAGCGCAGCCGTCGCGGCGCCACACGCGATGCACGCGACGATCGCGAGCAGCGCCGCCAGCGGTCGCGCGCGCTTCGCGTCGCGCTCGATGTGCTCGGCGCGCTCGATGGTGCCCTGGGGCAACGCCAGCGTGCTCGGGTCGTCGCGCTCGGGGCGCATCGTGCCGACGCTCGCGAGGGGCGCGTCCTCGAGCGTCGCGAGCGCGGCGAGCGCGGCCTCGAGCTCGAGCGCGCTCGCGGGGCGCTCCGCGGGGTCGCGCGCCATCGCGCGCTGGATGACGACCTCGAGCGCGACCGGCACGTCGGGCGCGATCGATCGGGGCCGCGGCGGCGGCTCGATCAGCAGGCGCGCGAGCGTCGCGCCCGGGTCGGCGCCCTCGTAGGGCATGCGCCCGGTGAGCATGCGGTAGAGCACCGCGCCCACCGCGTACACGTCGCTGCGCGGATCCGCCGACGAGCTGCCGCGCGCCTGCTCGGGCGCCATGTACGCGGGCGTCCCGAGCACCACGCCGGTGCGCGTCATCTCGTCCTCGCCGCTCAGCTTCGCGACGCCGAAGTCGAGGATCTTCACCGCGAGCCGGCCGTCGGGCGCGGCCTCGAGGAACAGGTTCGAGGGCTTCAGATCGCGATGCACCACGCTCGCCGCGTGCGCCGCCGCGAGCCCGCGACAGACCTGACGTCCGATCGCGATCGCCTCCGCGGGCGGGACACGCTGCGAGCGATCGAGGCGTCGCTGGAGATCCTCGCCCTCGAGCAAGCCGGTCACGATCGCGGTGCGCCCGTCGTTCGTGCGCAGCACGTCGACGACGTCGAGCACGAAGTCCGATCGGATGCGCGCGAGCGCGCTCGCCTCGCGCTCGAAGCGCCGCACGGCCTCGGGCTTGTCGGCGTGCGACTCGTGCAGGACCTTCACCGCGAAGCGGCGATCGAGCCGCGTGTGCTCCGCCTCGTAGAGCCGCCCCATCCCGCCGCGGCCGATGGTGCGCGCGAGACGGTACGTGCCCGCGAGCACCACGCCGACGAGCGGATCGCCGCCCTGCCCCGCCACGCCGAGCGGCGTCGCGTCCCGCGGGCACACCACGTACGAGGGCGGGAAGTCTTGCCCGCACGTCGCGCACCGGTTCCGCGGCGCGCGCATCGCGTGCACCCCGCTCCCGCCCCGACGACGCACGGCCGGAGGCGACGGATCGGGATCCTGGAGCGTGCTGTCGAGGCCGGAGGGCACCACGCCCGCGACGCTAGCCCGACCTCGCGCGACGCTCCCAATTCGCAGCAGGCCCGGGGTACGTTGCGCGCACACGGAGGATCTCGAGATGCACCGCCCGCACTACTACGACGAGCACGACCTGGGACGCTTCGGCGAGGTCGGCGAGAACGCGCCCGAGCTCGCGAAGAAATTCTTCGACTGGTACGGCGCGGTCTTCGCGGACGGCGCGC includes:
- a CDS encoding serine/threonine-protein kinase, which gives rise to MVPSGLDSTLQDPDPSPPAVRRRGGSGVHAMRAPRNRCATCGQDFPPSYVVCPRDATPLGVAGQGGDPLVGVVLAGTYRLARTIGRGGMGRLYEAEHTRLDRRFAVKVLHESHADKPEAVRRFEREASALARIRSDFVLDVVDVLRTNDGRTAIVTGLLEGEDLQRRLDRSQRVPPAEAIAIGRQVCRGLAAAHAASVVHRDLKPSNLFLEAAPDGRLAVKILDFGVAKLSGEDEMTRTGVVLGTPAYMAPEQARGSSSADPRSDVYAVGAVLYRMLTGRMPYEGADPGATLARLLIEPPPRPRSIAPDVPVALEVVIQRAMARDPAERPASALELEAALAALATLEDAPLASVGTMRPERDDPSTLALPQGTIERAEHIERDAKRARPLAALLAIVACIACGAATAALLGAIASWPDGALGAGEARVALSRALAIVGGLAGAIACAVGTARWLQPRWSSAPAVQHASARLAASVQIGLSLAGGSALLGLARAAIAGARFELSPAMILAVVAAAAIASLAALRRRA